In Bifidobacterium sp. ESL0775, the following are encoded in one genomic region:
- the glmU gene encoding bifunctional UDP-N-acetylglucosamine diphosphorylase/glucosamine-1-phosphate N-acetyltransferase GlmU: MALSAAIILAAGEGTRMRSSKPKVLHELAGKTFLERVMSSVSALDPDTLAVVVHYQAERVAKAAQSYNDKVEIVEQDDIPGTGRAVQCAMQQLDGDGSLTGPVLIAASDMPLLDTATLDALIDFHKQSGNDATVLTANLDDATGYGRIIRDSDGSVLRIVEQKDANSSELAVHEINTSVYVFDAAVLARAVQGLDSQNAQGEFYLTDALESARKTGKVGAFAAPDALSVEGVNDRVQLANLSRKHNLRICERWMRAGVTILDPETTWIEDDVELAQDVTVLPGSFLQGHSTVAENAVIGPYTTLIDAHIEAGATVERSRVQESHIGPDANIGPWTYLRPGNVLEEGTKAGAFVEMKKAHIGAGTKVPHLSYMGDAELGEHTNIGGGTISANYDGVHKNRTHIGSNVHVGAGNLFVAPVEVGDNVTTGAGSVIRHAVPDDSMIYSENTQHVVEGWKPEWER, translated from the coding sequence ATGGCATTGAGTGCGGCAATCATACTGGCGGCCGGCGAGGGGACGCGCATGCGTTCATCCAAGCCGAAAGTGCTTCACGAGCTCGCGGGTAAGACCTTCCTTGAACGCGTGATGAGTTCCGTTTCCGCGCTTGACCCAGACACTTTGGCTGTGGTCGTGCACTATCAGGCCGAACGCGTGGCCAAGGCCGCGCAAAGCTACAACGACAAGGTCGAGATCGTCGAACAGGACGATATCCCCGGCACGGGACGCGCGGTCCAGTGCGCGATGCAGCAACTCGACGGGGACGGCAGCCTCACCGGTCCCGTCCTCATCGCCGCCAGCGACATGCCATTGCTTGACACCGCCACGCTCGACGCCTTGATCGATTTCCATAAGCAGAGCGGCAACGACGCCACCGTGCTCACCGCCAACCTCGATGACGCCACCGGCTATGGCCGCATCATCCGCGACAGCGACGGTAGCGTGCTGCGCATCGTCGAGCAGAAGGACGCCAACAGCAGCGAGCTGGCGGTCCATGAGATCAACACCTCCGTCTACGTCTTCGACGCGGCCGTGCTCGCGCGGGCCGTGCAGGGACTCGATTCGCAGAACGCGCAAGGCGAGTTCTACCTGACCGACGCTCTTGAAAGCGCTCGGAAGACGGGCAAGGTCGGCGCTTTCGCCGCGCCTGACGCCCTGAGTGTCGAAGGCGTCAACGACCGCGTGCAGCTGGCCAACCTTTCCCGCAAGCACAACCTGCGCATCTGTGAGCGTTGGATGCGTGCGGGCGTAACGATCCTCGACCCCGAGACCACTTGGATCGAGGACGACGTCGAGCTGGCGCAGGATGTCACCGTGCTGCCGGGCTCCTTTCTTCAGGGGCACAGCACCGTCGCCGAAAACGCCGTCATCGGACCTTACACCACGTTGATTGATGCTCATATCGAGGCTGGAGCCACAGTTGAGCGCAGCCGTGTGCAGGAATCGCATATCGGGCCTGATGCCAACATCGGGCCTTGGACCTATCTGCGTCCGGGCAACGTGCTGGAGGAAGGCACGAAGGCCGGCGCGTTCGTCGAGATGAAGAAGGCGCACATCGGCGCTGGCACCAAGGTGCCGCACCTGAGCTATATGGGCGACGCCGAGCTGGGGGAGCACACCAACATCGGTGGCGGCACCATTTCCGCCAATTACGACGGCGTGCACAAAAACCGCACGCACATCGGCTCCAACGTCCACGTAGGCGCGGGCAATCTTTTCGTCGCGCCCGTCGAGGTCGGCGACAACGTCACCACCGGGGCAGGTTCCGTCATCCGCCACGCGGTGCCGGACGATTCGATGATCTATTCTGAGAACACACAACACGTGGTAGAGGGCTGGAAGCCTGAATGGGAGCGTTAA